In the genome of Leptospira fletcheri, one region contains:
- a CDS encoding nitrous oxide reductase accessory protein NosL — MKKFFPLVLIVFYVSCIRNEPVLPEIGREKCAHCSMSIVDLRFHSQLLTEKGRRYYFDSIECLRAYEKTNSLPVRSSWVADFEHPKKMIVASQAVYVRSSEIRSPMGQGMLSFSSRERAEIFLKNHAGKIIP; from the coding sequence ATGAAAAAGTTTTTTCCCCTAGTCTTGATTGTTTTTTACGTTTCCTGCATACGTAACGAACCAGTCCTGCCGGAGATAGGCAGGGAAAAATGTGCGCACTGTTCCATGTCGATCGTGGATCTGCGTTTTCACTCCCAATTGTTGACTGAAAAGGGACGCAGATATTATTTCGATTCCATAGAATGCCTTCGCGCTTACGAAAAGACGAACTCTCTTCCGGTGAGGTCGAGTTGGGTCGCAGACTTCGAACATCCGAAAAAGATGATCGTCGCTTCCCAAGCGGTTTATGTGCGTTCTTCCGAAATCAGATCTCCGATGGGACAAGGGATGCTATCGTTTTCTTCCAGAGAGAGAGCCGAGATTTTTTTGAAGAACCACGCGGGAAAAATCATTCCTTAA
- a CDS encoding thiamine pyrophosphate-binding protein has translation MKKSGASLAVFALEQIGVKFTFGIPGVHNTELYDELSGSKTIRPILVTHECGAAFMADAVSRTSDSIGTLLIVPAAGMTHAMSGIGEAFLDGIPMLIISGGVRTDTGKKYQLHQIDQMEILKGITKKSYRISEHKDIIPTIYEAYEVATTDECGPVFVEIPVNIQLFRGEVYSMPPFERKFRGTAEVHGAKIEKACSLLKFSKSPGIFVGWGGRDAGEELVRISELLNAPVATTLQGLSVFPASHPNHTGMGFGPYSVPAGEAAFSECDCLLAVGTRFSEIPTGSFGMKVPKNLIHIDINPEVFSKNYPAEVEIEGDSKTVLSALIGELEKEKGFPRKDIRLTKLIRDKKAEYAKEWMSHLVENRINPYLFFEELRRQMADPDLLVVDDGNHTFLAEELFPVNRSKTFLSPTDFNSMGYCVPAAIGAKMANPKRKVAGIAGDGAFLMTGMELLTASVYSLGVVIFVFYDGELSQISQGQEIPYGRKTCTVLGGIELEGIAKAAGTSYLVLRENERIEKTIREAFRLADSGFPVIVDVKIDYSKRTRFTKGVVKVNLGRFPLTEKFRFIGRALLRKITG, from the coding sequence ATGAAAAAATCCGGAGCTTCCCTTGCGGTATTCGCGTTAGAACAGATCGGAGTCAAGTTTACGTTCGGAATTCCCGGGGTTCATAATACGGAACTCTACGACGAATTGAGCGGGTCTAAAACCATTCGGCCGATTCTAGTCACGCACGAATGCGGGGCCGCTTTTATGGCGGACGCAGTGAGCAGGACCTCGGACTCGATCGGAACGTTGTTGATCGTTCCTGCTGCAGGCATGACTCATGCGATGAGCGGGATCGGAGAAGCGTTTTTGGACGGGATTCCTATGCTGATTATCTCGGGCGGAGTCCGGACCGATACCGGAAAAAAATATCAACTCCATCAGATCGATCAGATGGAAATACTGAAAGGAATTACAAAAAAATCATATAGAATATCCGAGCATAAAGATATTATTCCTACCATTTACGAAGCTTACGAAGTTGCAACCACGGACGAGTGTGGCCCTGTGTTCGTGGAAATCCCCGTCAACATCCAGTTGTTTCGTGGAGAAGTATATTCCATGCCTCCTTTTGAGAGGAAGTTTCGGGGAACTGCGGAAGTGCACGGCGCGAAAATAGAAAAGGCCTGTTCACTACTGAAGTTTTCGAAGTCCCCGGGAATTTTCGTCGGATGGGGAGGGCGGGATGCTGGAGAAGAGTTGGTCCGAATTTCGGAATTATTGAATGCTCCCGTGGCCACCACTCTCCAAGGTTTGAGCGTCTTCCCTGCGTCGCATCCCAATCATACCGGCATGGGTTTCGGACCTTATTCGGTTCCGGCCGGAGAAGCCGCGTTTTCCGAGTGCGATTGTCTACTCGCCGTAGGCACCAGATTTTCCGAGATTCCTACGGGAAGTTTCGGGATGAAGGTCCCTAAAAACCTGATCCATATAGATATCAACCCGGAAGTCTTCTCCAAAAATTATCCCGCTGAAGTGGAGATAGAAGGGGACTCCAAAACGGTTCTTTCCGCACTCATCGGAGAGCTTGAAAAGGAAAAAGGTTTTCCCAGAAAGGATATTCGCTTAACGAAATTGATCCGTGACAAGAAGGCGGAGTATGCGAAGGAGTGGATGTCCCACTTGGTGGAAAATCGGATCAATCCGTATCTTTTTTTCGAGGAACTTCGAAGACAGATGGCCGATCCGGATCTTCTGGTGGTGGACGACGGAAATCACACTTTTTTGGCGGAGGAGCTGTTCCCCGTCAATCGTTCTAAGACTTTTCTTTCCCCTACGGATTTTAACAGTATGGGTTATTGCGTACCGGCCGCCATCGGAGCTAAGATGGCCAACCCGAAAAGAAAAGTGGCGGGTATAGCGGGAGACGGAGCTTTTCTCATGACCGGTATGGAGCTTCTTACGGCTTCGGTATATTCCTTAGGCGTCGTCATTTTCGTTTTTTATGATGGAGAACTCTCCCAGATTTCCCAAGGTCAAGAGATTCCGTACGGAAGAAAAACCTGTACCGTTCTCGGAGGAATAGAATTGGAAGGAATCGCGAAGGCTGCAGGCACCTCCTACTTGGTTCTGCGGGAAAACGAACGGATCGAAAAGACGATCCGGGAAGCTTTCCGATTGGCCGACAGTGGATTCCCCGTAATTGTGGATGTAAAAATCGATTATTCTAAGAGAACAAGATTTACGAAAGGCGTCGTAAAAGTGAATCTAGGTCGTTTTCCTTTAACGGAAAAATTCCGCTTTATCGGCCGAGCCCTTCTGAGAAAAATTACGGGTTAA
- a CDS encoding FAD-binding dehydrogenase, whose product MNGKIEIISTDVAIIGAGLAGIVAALDLLDAGKNVVLLDRDSEENLGGLAKLSFGGIFMVDTPIQRWNGIRDSVPLAISDWNSTAEFSGRDLLPKLWAEAYVNQSSEDIYYFLRKYSVNFFPVVHWVERGLFKPGNSVPRFHMVWGTGQGLISSLKGRLLNHKNAERIRFLFQNRVDRLTRSGRFVNGCISRNTRTNRETQIRAENVIIASGGIAGDLTKIRRHWPKNLGKPPEVLLNGSHPFAIGDMHREAKKLKARITHLDKMWNYAAGVHHPDPKMEAHGLSLVPPKSALWLDFEGRRIGPQPLITGFDTKFLVEEICRQKEKYSWQVLNWKIAVQELAVSGSEFNEEIRNKNIMGFLRTVLFGNESLVKKLVADCPDFVVADSISELADRMNILTGTKSVLPQVLNKSVEDYDSMIERGKSFYNDDQLRRIAQLRQYRGDRVRTCNFRKIVDSKALPLIAIREFILTRKSMGGIQTDLQSRVLNEDENPVPGLYAVGEAAGFGGGGIHGKAALEGTFLGGCILTSRFAVRSILERRNRNL is encoded by the coding sequence ATGAACGGAAAGATAGAAATCATATCGACGGACGTGGCAATTATCGGCGCCGGGCTTGCCGGGATCGTCGCCGCTTTGGACTTACTCGACGCCGGAAAAAACGTGGTCCTTTTGGACAGGGACTCGGAGGAAAATCTAGGCGGATTGGCCAAACTGTCCTTCGGAGGGATTTTCATGGTGGACACTCCGATCCAAAGGTGGAACGGCATAAGAGACAGTGTTCCGTTGGCGATTTCGGACTGGAATTCTACGGCGGAATTTTCCGGTCGCGATCTCTTACCGAAACTTTGGGCGGAGGCTTACGTAAACCAATCATCCGAGGACATCTATTATTTTTTAAGAAAGTATTCCGTGAATTTTTTTCCCGTAGTTCATTGGGTAGAAAGAGGGCTGTTCAAACCCGGAAACAGCGTGCCCAGATTCCATATGGTTTGGGGAACGGGACAAGGCTTGATCTCATCCCTAAAGGGAAGATTGTTGAATCATAAAAACGCGGAAAGGATACGCTTTCTGTTTCAGAATCGAGTCGATCGACTTACGAGATCCGGCAGGTTCGTTAACGGTTGCATTTCTCGAAATACTCGGACGAATAGGGAGACGCAGATACGTGCAGAAAACGTAATCATCGCTTCCGGTGGAATCGCGGGAGATCTTACTAAAATCAGGAGACATTGGCCTAAGAATCTGGGCAAACCTCCCGAGGTCCTTCTGAACGGCTCTCATCCGTTCGCGATCGGAGACATGCATAGAGAGGCGAAAAAACTCAAGGCTAGAATCACTCATCTGGACAAAATGTGGAACTACGCAGCCGGAGTACACCATCCGGATCCGAAAATGGAGGCTCACGGATTGAGCCTGGTTCCGCCGAAATCCGCGTTATGGTTGGATTTCGAAGGACGTCGTATCGGTCCGCAACCTTTGATTACCGGATTCGACACGAAGTTCCTGGTGGAAGAGATCTGTAGGCAGAAGGAGAAATATTCCTGGCAGGTCCTAAATTGGAAAATCGCCGTCCAGGAATTGGCCGTTTCAGGTTCCGAATTTAACGAGGAAATACGTAATAAAAACATAATGGGATTTCTTCGGACGGTCCTCTTCGGGAACGAATCTCTTGTCAAAAAATTGGTCGCGGATTGTCCGGATTTCGTAGTCGCGGATTCGATTTCGGAGTTGGCCGACCGGATGAACATCCTGACGGGAACGAAATCCGTTTTGCCTCAGGTATTGAATAAATCCGTGGAGGACTACGATTCGATGATAGAACGGGGAAAATCCTTTTATAACGACGATCAGTTGAGAAGGATCGCTCAGCTCAGACAGTATCGGGGAGATCGGGTGAGAACCTGCAATTTCCGGAAAATCGTGGATTCGAAGGCGCTTCCCCTCATAGCGATTCGAGAGTTTATCTTGACCCGGAAGTCCATGGGCGGCATTCAGACTGACTTACAATCCAGAGTATTAAACGAAGACGAAAACCCCGTCCCCGGATTGTACGCCGTAGGGGAGGCCGCAGGATTCGGTGGAGGGGGAATTCATGGAAAGGCCGCACTCGAAGGAACGTTCCTCGGCGGGTGCATATTGACCTCCCGATTCGCGGTCAGGAGCATTCTGGAACGAAGGAATCGGAATCTATGA
- a CDS encoding ABC transporter ATP-binding protein — protein MITLKNLNVSYGKSAAVRDVSFRAEKGSILSVIGPNGSGKSSLLKGILGLVTVSEGSIEFQDEKIESDFGISKIGYMPQVPLFPKNLTVSELIDFFGRLEPFDRDSFAHLFASLGLKSEENKKFGSLSGGTRQKMNILQCFSVKKPVYIVDEPTASLDPYVSHILKEILIAKKNEGSLVLFSTHILSEVEELSDRFLLLSEGALLIDDSPRAFPEKRGCDTLQSSLMDFWNREYGKKK, from the coding sequence ATGATTACCTTGAAGAACTTGAACGTTTCTTACGGGAAGTCGGCCGCCGTGCGCGACGTTTCCTTCCGCGCAGAAAAGGGGAGTATCCTTTCCGTCATAGGACCGAACGGATCCGGAAAAAGCTCTCTTTTGAAAGGAATCTTAGGGCTCGTTACCGTATCGGAGGGTAGCATCGAATTTCAGGACGAGAAAATCGAATCCGATTTTGGAATATCAAAAATAGGCTATATGCCCCAAGTTCCTTTGTTTCCCAAGAATCTTACGGTTTCCGAATTGATCGATTTTTTCGGAAGGTTGGAGCCTTTCGATCGGGATTCATTTGCGCATTTATTCGCGTCCCTGGGCCTGAAATCCGAGGAAAATAAGAAATTCGGATCCCTCTCCGGCGGAACGAGGCAAAAAATGAATATTCTGCAATGTTTCTCGGTCAAAAAACCGGTCTATATCGTGGATGAGCCGACGGCGAGTCTGGATCCGTACGTTTCCCACATACTGAAGGAAATCCTCATCGCGAAGAAAAACGAAGGTTCTTTGGTTTTATTTTCCACTCATATATTAAGCGAAGTTGAGGAACTTTCGGATCGGTTTTTATTGTTATCCGAAGGGGCTCTTCTCATAGACGATTCTCCTCGGGCTTTTCCGGAGAAACGGGGTTGCGACACTCTTCAATCCTCGTTGATGGATTTTTGGAATCGGGAATACGGCAAAAAGAAGTGA
- a CDS encoding copper resistance protein CopD, which translates to MESIVYFWALLFHFFAAAFWVGGMFFFVFVFRSVYTDPELKEVKSRLLFKVAVRFRSVSYLIFLILAVSGIGILFSKGFYLNFGDVNYWTSFGGKVFLLKISLFLFLVSSSAIHDFLVGPIAFQEMENDPEIKTKYRKYASFFGRLNLIVSVGIAILGLLFSRGIRFGDP; encoded by the coding sequence ATGGAGTCGATCGTTTATTTTTGGGCCCTTCTGTTTCATTTTTTTGCCGCGGCATTTTGGGTCGGAGGGATGTTCTTTTTTGTCTTCGTATTTAGATCGGTTTATACGGATCCAGAATTAAAGGAAGTGAAAAGCAGGTTACTATTCAAAGTAGCCGTTCGGTTTAGATCGGTTTCCTATCTTATCTTTTTGATTTTAGCGGTATCCGGCATCGGAATCCTTTTTTCCAAAGGTTTTTATCTCAACTTCGGAGATGTGAACTATTGGACCTCCTTTGGAGGAAAGGTTTTCCTTTTGAAAATTTCCTTATTTCTCTTTCTAGTTAGTAGTTCTGCGATTCATGATTTTTTGGTCGGACCGATCGCGTTTCAGGAAATGGAAAACGATCCGGAGATAAAGACCAAATATAGAAAATACGCCTCGTTTTTCGGACGATTGAATCTAATCGTCTCCGTCGGGATCGCCATTCTCGGATTGCTATTTTCTCGCGGGATTCGTTTCGGCGACCCCTAG
- a CDS encoding c-type cytochrome, translated as MLSACGKEKEKEQAVPEAGGKGIGPVSSVVLGPIDEATAEKGRKQFETKCSACHKFEEKVVGPALKGVTERRTPEWIMNMILNPTEMTQKDPVAKELLAEHLTQMTFQNVKESEAREILEYFRKQDKR; from the coding sequence ATGCTCTCCGCTTGCGGAAAGGAAAAAGAAAAAGAACAGGCAGTTCCCGAAGCAGGAGGGAAAGGGATCGGTCCGGTTTCTTCGGTCGTTCTCGGTCCTATCGACGAGGCTACAGCCGAAAAGGGGAGGAAACAGTTCGAGACCAAATGCAGTGCATGCCATAAATTCGAAGAGAAAGTCGTGGGTCCTGCACTGAAGGGCGTAACGGAAAGAAGAACTCCCGAGTGGATCATGAACATGATTTTGAATCCAACGGAAATGACTCAAAAAGATCCGGTCGCAAAGGAACTCTTGGCCGAGCATCTGACCCAGATGACGTTTCAAAACGTCAAGGAGTCGGAGGCCCGGGAAATTTTGGAATACTTTCGGAAACAAGATAAAAGGTGA
- a CDS encoding NnrS family protein has product MQNILNPRSALWTAAFRPFFLVAALHSAFAVSFWMLILFSVQRSPFLLNGIQVHSYEMVFGFARAAILGFLFTAAQNWTKSVLLNRNSLFFLSALWLVGRFGFLYEPLTYLAITSDLYCDILTLFYLGPPLWKKGQEHNRIIVISYALFFILHVCVIFSYLEILPSAWGLHFVHLSIFLVLQFVVIIGGRILPFFTSVAVPKANPKKSPLLERIVQYTWFLFLLLEALVYWLPILRLPAGLFCLGLAIVHFFRFFLLEPWRSYKVPILWVLHSGYFWLVVGLTAYGFSHLGVFETSPAFHLFTTGAIGVFVFGMITRVSLGHTGRPIRASKPIILAYLLINLAVIFRSFLPLFGKNIAAYMISSFCWVSSFLIFLLEYYRILVNPRSEPGGISGR; this is encoded by the coding sequence ATGCAGAACATACTAAATCCGAGATCCGCGCTTTGGACTGCGGCATTTCGGCCTTTCTTTCTGGTCGCCGCACTGCACTCCGCGTTTGCGGTATCGTTTTGGATGCTCATCCTATTCTCCGTGCAACGCTCCCCATTTCTTCTGAACGGGATCCAGGTTCACTCCTACGAAATGGTCTTCGGCTTTGCCAGGGCCGCCATCCTAGGCTTTCTGTTTACGGCCGCGCAAAATTGGACCAAATCTGTGTTGCTCAATAGAAATTCCCTATTCTTTCTATCCGCACTTTGGTTGGTCGGGAGGTTCGGCTTTCTATACGAGCCCTTGACGTATTTGGCGATCACTTCCGATCTATACTGCGACATTCTGACCCTATTCTACTTGGGCCCTCCTTTGTGGAAAAAAGGACAAGAACACAACAGAATCATCGTGATTTCCTACGCGCTATTTTTCATATTACACGTTTGCGTAATATTCTCTTACCTGGAGATACTCCCCTCGGCATGGGGACTGCATTTCGTCCATTTATCGATCTTTCTCGTTTTACAATTCGTGGTGATCATCGGAGGGAGGATCCTTCCTTTCTTTACTTCAGTCGCGGTTCCGAAAGCGAATCCGAAAAAAAGTCCTCTCCTCGAAAGAATCGTGCAATACACCTGGTTTCTTTTTCTACTTCTGGAAGCCCTAGTCTACTGGCTTCCCATCCTTCGGCTACCTGCGGGCCTATTCTGTCTTGGGCTCGCAATCGTTCATTTTTTCAGATTCTTTTTGTTGGAGCCTTGGAGATCCTACAAGGTCCCGATTTTATGGGTGTTGCACTCCGGTTATTTTTGGCTCGTCGTCGGCCTTACGGCTTACGGCTTTTCCCACTTAGGGGTTTTCGAAACTTCTCCCGCCTTTCATCTCTTTACGACCGGAGCGATCGGAGTGTTCGTCTTCGGAATGATTACTAGAGTCTCCTTGGGGCATACGGGTAGGCCGATTCGCGCGTCCAAACCGATCATTTTGGCGTACCTATTGATAAATTTGGCGGTCATTTTCCGATCCTTCCTACCTCTTTTCGGTAAAAATATCGCGGCGTACATGATCTCCTCTTTCTGCTGGGTATCCTCTTTTCTCATCTTTTTATTAGAATATTATAGAATACTGGTTAATCCTAGATCGGAACCGGGCGGAATATCCGGTCGGTGA
- a CDS encoding Crp/Fnr family transcriptional regulator → MMSTVGSYWAAIYEEFGSMIKRIGIERQFGKDELVFREKDSYEGFFEIISGNFKVYILNADGKEAIFKIASAGELIATPPIFQTEEPCLYPAFCQALTDGELVFYPKKQFLDFLLGNPKALYLFSVLTVDHVNYFRKKMVENLFLTVKEKILGFLKGLGAETNFVHLPIAKQQLASLLGTTPESVSRAFRFLLDEGIVEENNDRYRIL, encoded by the coding sequence ATGATGTCTACTGTGGGCTCATATTGGGCGGCGATTTACGAAGAGTTCGGATCTATGATCAAACGAATCGGAATCGAAAGGCAATTCGGCAAAGACGAACTCGTATTCCGTGAAAAGGATTCCTACGAAGGTTTTTTTGAAATCATATCCGGAAATTTTAAAGTTTATATACTGAACGCCGACGGAAAGGAAGCGATCTTCAAGATCGCCTCTGCCGGAGAATTGATAGCGACTCCCCCGATTTTCCAAACGGAAGAACCCTGTCTCTATCCCGCCTTTTGCCAAGCGCTAACCGACGGCGAGTTGGTGTTCTATCCCAAAAAACAATTCCTGGACTTCCTGCTCGGAAATCCGAAAGCCCTATACTTGTTTTCCGTGTTAACGGTGGACCACGTAAATTATTTTAGAAAGAAAATGGTGGAGAATCTTTTCCTCACGGTTAAGGAAAAGATCTTAGGTTTTCTCAAGGGACTAGGGGCGGAAACGAATTTCGTGCATTTGCCCATTGCAAAACAACAGTTAGCCTCCCTATTGGGGACGACTCCCGAATCCGTAAGTCGGGCATTCCGTTTTCTCTTGGATGAAGGGATTGTGGAAGAGAACAACGATCGGTATCGAATCCTTTAG
- a CDS encoding nitrous oxide reductase family maturation protein NosD, which produces MNGFYETTLKGILSRKNLAKAVFVLVFWAQTEILAKEIRVCPSCEISTIRKAIEIASDRDTILLKSGYYSEENLVLNKGLSVVGEPGAVVDGKKKGHVFDVRANNVSIRGIKIVGSGISDTAEYAGIHAEKVKDCVFEKNRLEGDTYSIYLAEVDGCRISGNEAIGDAKNEVSGGNGIHLWSSKNVRIEGNRTEKHRDGIYLEFSSNLKIENNFSTRNIRYGMHFMFSSDNDFRGNEFTENSAGVAVMYSKNILVENNKFLNNWGDSSYGILLKEISDSVFVKNEFSKNTVAIFSDGCNRNYFTHNRIFENGWGIRVLGNSDSNIFARNDFKENVFDVTTNTKRTTNVFFENFWESYKGYDLNRDGFGDVPHKPVHFFGYWVAVYPFLMLLYDSPVVLFLQGIERAFPIVTPIDFEDLKPSIRENL; this is translated from the coding sequence ATGAACGGATTTTACGAAACGACTTTGAAAGGGATCCTTTCCCGGAAGAATTTAGCGAAGGCGGTTTTCGTTTTGGTCTTTTGGGCCCAAACGGAGATTCTTGCCAAGGAAATTCGGGTATGTCCCTCCTGTGAAATATCTACGATCCGGAAGGCCATCGAAATCGCCTCCGATCGGGATACGATCCTGTTGAAATCCGGTTATTATTCCGAAGAGAATCTGGTATTGAATAAGGGATTGTCCGTTGTCGGAGAGCCGGGGGCGGTCGTGGACGGGAAAAAGAAAGGGCATGTGTTCGATGTGCGTGCAAACAATGTTTCGATTCGCGGAATCAAGATCGTAGGCAGCGGGATCTCCGACACCGCCGAATACGCGGGAATACATGCGGAGAAGGTTAAGGATTGCGTATTCGAAAAGAATCGCCTCGAAGGGGATACGTATTCGATTTATCTTGCGGAAGTCGACGGTTGTAGGATTTCCGGAAACGAAGCGATCGGGGATGCAAAAAACGAAGTGTCCGGCGGAAACGGCATCCATCTCTGGTCCTCTAAGAATGTTCGTATCGAAGGGAATCGAACGGAAAAACACAGGGATGGGATCTATCTGGAATTTTCCTCCAATCTGAAGATAGAAAACAATTTCTCCACGAGAAATATCCGATATGGAATGCATTTCATGTTTTCCTCCGACAACGATTTTCGAGGGAACGAATTTACCGAGAATTCGGCGGGAGTGGCCGTGATGTATAGCAAGAATATATTGGTAGAAAATAATAAATTTTTAAACAACTGGGGGGACAGTTCCTACGGAATATTGCTTAAGGAGATTTCTGACAGCGTATTCGTAAAGAACGAATTCTCGAAGAATACGGTCGCTATATTCTCGGACGGATGCAACCGGAATTACTTCACCCACAATCGGATCTTTGAAAACGGCTGGGGGATACGCGTGCTGGGAAATAGCGATTCGAACATCTTCGCAAGAAACGATTTCAAGGAAAACGTTTTCGACGTCACCACGAATACGAAGAGGACGACTAACGTGTTTTTTGAGAATTTCTGGGAATCCTATAAGGGATACGATTTGAATCGGGACGGATTCGGAGATGTCCCTCACAAACCGGTTCATTTTTTCGGTTACTGGGTGGCGGTGTATCCTTTTCTCATGCTTTTGTATGACTCCCCGGTCGTTCTCTTCTTGCAGGGAATCGAAAGGGCGTTTCCCATCGTAACGCCGATCGATTTCGAGGATCTTAAGCCTTCGATTCGGGAGAATCTATGA
- the nosZ gene encoding Sec-dependent nitrous-oxide reductase, which produces MNYKTLIKSVLLIIVGTTALAFCKKGAATATLASDAAKKVYVAPGEKDEVYAFLSGGFNGQMSVYGIPSARLFKIIPVFSVFPENGYGYDEETKDMLKTTHGYVPWDDSHHVEASMTEGKQDGRWLFLNANNTPRLARIDLKAFETKEILEIPNSAGNHASPFATENTEYLMAATRFSVPIPQSSVPIENFSKGDFKGTVTMVKVEPKTGRLSIELQVLVPGFDYDLSHCGKGKSHDWCFFTSYNTEQAHKMLEVGASKNDKDYILAFNWVRAKQCLDQGKATAHSGEYYRNYLPENKPVVSEKISGVKMLHPKDCSGMMYYLPTPKSPHGTDVDPTGEYIVGGGKLATVIPVHSFTKLMEVKDKPEHRTAEIMNIPVLKYESTLAGEVKKPCLGPLHTEFDGQGYAYTSCFVSSEVVKWELGTWEVVQHLPAYYSVGHLSIVGGSSKEPYGKYLIALNKITKDRYLPVGMELPQSAQLYDISGRKAELLSDFPTVGEPHYSQMIPAKLLMDKAAKIYPLEENKHPYGIKSEKEARVVREGNTVRVYMSQIRSHFKPDTIEVKRGDTVYFHITNLEQDFDIPHGFAVSGAPEMPNLLIMPGQTRTFKWKAPNPGIYPFYCTDFCSALHQEMQQYIRVTP; this is translated from the coding sequence ATGAACTATAAAACGTTAATAAAATCAGTATTGCTGATAATCGTAGGGACGACAGCCCTTGCCTTTTGCAAAAAAGGCGCCGCTACCGCGACGTTGGCCTCCGACGCCGCTAAAAAAGTGTATGTCGCTCCTGGGGAAAAGGACGAGGTTTACGCGTTCCTTTCGGGTGGATTCAACGGTCAGATGTCCGTGTACGGTATTCCTTCCGCGAGGTTGTTTAAGATTATTCCCGTCTTTTCCGTCTTCCCTGAAAACGGATACGGTTATGACGAGGAAACCAAGGATATGCTCAAGACCACGCACGGTTACGTTCCTTGGGATGATAGCCACCACGTGGAAGCTTCCATGACGGAAGGTAAGCAGGATGGAAGATGGTTATTTCTGAATGCGAACAACACTCCTAGGTTGGCCCGTATAGACCTGAAAGCCTTCGAGACGAAGGAGATTCTGGAAATTCCGAATTCCGCCGGAAACCACGCGTCCCCTTTCGCCACCGAGAATACGGAATATCTGATGGCGGCTACGAGATTCTCGGTTCCGATTCCTCAGAGCAGCGTTCCGATCGAGAACTTTTCCAAAGGAGATTTTAAAGGGACCGTTACGATGGTAAAGGTCGAACCGAAGACGGGAAGATTGTCTATCGAACTCCAGGTTTTAGTTCCGGGTTTCGATTACGATCTATCGCACTGCGGAAAAGGGAAATCCCACGATTGGTGTTTCTTTACGAGCTATAACACGGAACAGGCCCACAAAATGTTGGAGGTCGGAGCTTCCAAGAATGACAAGGATTATATCCTAGCATTCAACTGGGTACGTGCTAAACAGTGTCTCGACCAAGGAAAAGCTACTGCGCATTCCGGAGAATATTATCGGAACTATCTTCCGGAAAACAAACCGGTTGTGTCCGAGAAGATCAGCGGAGTCAAGATGCTTCACCCGAAAGATTGTTCCGGTATGATGTATTATCTACCGACTCCGAAAAGCCCTCACGGTACGGACGTGGATCCGACGGGAGAATACATAGTCGGCGGTGGAAAATTGGCGACGGTGATTCCGGTGCACTCCTTTACGAAGTTGATGGAAGTAAAGGATAAGCCGGAGCATAGAACTGCCGAAATCATGAATATTCCGGTTTTGAAATATGAGTCCACTTTGGCAGGGGAAGTCAAAAAGCCCTGTTTGGGACCCTTGCATACCGAATTCGACGGCCAAGGTTATGCATACACTTCCTGTTTCGTAAGTTCCGAAGTGGTCAAATGGGAACTCGGCACTTGGGAAGTGGTCCAGCATCTTCCGGCCTATTATAGTGTGGGACACTTGTCCATCGTAGGCGGAAGTTCCAAGGAACCTTACGGAAAATACCTCATCGCGTTGAATAAGATCACGAAAGACAGATATTTGCCGGTAGGGATGGAACTCCCTCAAAGTGCCCAGCTTTACGATATTTCGGGAAGAAAAGCGGAACTACTATCGGATTTTCCGACGGTAGGTGAGCCGCATTATTCCCAAATGATCCCTGCAAAGCTATTGATGGATAAGGCCGCAAAGATCTATCCTTTGGAGGAAAACAAACACCCTTACGGGATCAAAAGCGAGAAGGAAGCCAGAGTGGTCCGCGAAGGAAATACCGTACGGGTATATATGAGCCAGATCCGCTCCCACTTCAAACCGGATACGATCGAAGTAAAACGGGGAGATACGGTGTACTTCCACATCACGAATTTGGAACAAGACTTCGACATTCCGCACGGATTCGCGGTAAGCGGCGCTCCGGAAATGCCTAACCTATTGATCATGCCGGGACAAACCAGGACGTTCAAATGGAAAGCGCCAAACCCGGGGATCTATCCCTTTTACTGCACCGATTTCTGCTCAGCTCTACACCAGGAGATGCAGCAGTACATTCGGGTAACTCCTTAA